From the Colletotrichum lupini chromosome 10, complete sequence genome, one window contains:
- a CDS encoding tannase and feruloyl esterase yields MQSDRKVKFSNPFALYGWCIRPFDLSDQGGIASLREMVFSIVSIHSWICGFLVTTILAQWADPGLTQVALGANNACEAGNVRPPELVGIHIISLTAAKQLNYTYKPHPRFRFGRAIYGLNFCNITVIYTHPGWNDEIQATTFGNGGGGWVTGGSKLDDASGDGMSWAFTSPGNINWPLFLDFSHAYMLAQRYPNDFDGILGFCPAINWDKFQWSPLWAHRVMDEKGVYPRPCEFEAITAAAMKACDGLDGVEDEIISMPSRCFFDASTLVGHASDCGGKDALFTPEAAEAANAAWNGPRSLTGEFQWYGYGRDAKMWQFGALHTSCDGEGEKCAPVRLSIAEAYARYFVAKNADLDLQALGHSQWGDLFVASRNEYESITGTSDPDLSRFRKAGGKLLSWHGMADQIIPVNGTVDYTDKVLKKDPKAHDYFRMFLAPGADHSISNGLTPRNTLSALVEWVEKGIAPVTLRVEGLNAYGKPMTRDICMYPQWIKHSTKGQLSVAAKGTRASISLLQNGWDEEYFSGRWPKRSDCFRKWRLSRL; encoded by the exons ATGCAGTCTGACCGCAAGGTCAAATTTTCCAACCCGTTTGCTCTATATGGTTGGTGTATTCGC CCTTTTGATCTATCAGATCAAGGAGGCATTGCTTCGCTCCGTGAAATGGTATTCAGCATCGTCTCCATCCACAGCTGGATTTGTGGATTCCTGGTTACAACCATACTTGCTCAATGGGCAGACCCTGGCCTCACTCAGGTTGCTTTAGGCGCAAACAACGCATGCGAAGCTGGCAATGTCCGACCTCCTGAGCTTGTCGGTATTCATATCATTTCACTTACTGCGGCTAAACAACTGAACTACACGTACAAACCTCACCCAAGATTTCGATTTGGCCGGGCGATTTATGGCCTAAACTTCTGCAACATCACAGTCATCTACACCCATCCAGGCTGGAACGATGAGATTCAGGCTACAACTTTT GGAAACGGAGGCGGCGGATGGGTCACGGGGGGCAGTAAACTTGACGACGCGTCGGGTGATGGTATGTCTTGGGCTTTCACCAGCCCCGGAAACATCAATTGGCCACTTTTCCTCGACTTCTCCCAT GCTTACATGCTAGCCCAGCGCTATCCAAACGATTTTGACGGGATTCTGGGCTTCTGTCCTGCCATAAACTGGGACAAGTTCCAATGGTCTCCTCTGTGGGCTCACAGAGTCATGGATGAGAAGGGCGTCTACCCTCGACCTTGCGAGTTCGAAGCCATCACTGCTGCGGCTATGAAAGCATGCGACGGGCTTGACGGCGTCGAGGATGAGATCATTTCTATGCCCTCTCGGTGCTTCTTTGATGCTAGTACTCTCGTCGGCCATGCTTCTGACTGCGGAGGGAAAGACGCGCTGTTCACTCCCGAAGCAGCAGAGGCGGCAAATGCTGCTTGGAATGGGCCACGAAGCTTGACCGGCGAGTTTCAATGGTATGGATATGGGAGAGATGCGAAAATGTGGCAGTTTGGTGCTCTCCATACGTCGTGTGATGGCGAAGGAGAGAAATGCGCGCCGGTCAGGTTGTCCATCGCCGAGGCGTACGCACGATACTTTGTCGCCAAGAACGCCGACCTTGACCTTCAAGCCCTTGGTCACAGTCAGTGGGGTGATCTTTTCGTCGCGTCACGGAACGAGTACGAATCGATAACCGGCACTTCCGATCCCGACCTGAGCAGGTTCCGCAAGGCTGGAGGGAAGCTACTCAGCTGGCATGGGATGGCGGACCAGATTATCCCAGTCAACGGTACTGTCGATTACACGGACAAAGTCCTCAAGAAGGATCCCAAAGCCCACGACTACTTTCGCATGTTTCTCGCTCCGGGCGCTGATCATAGTATCTCAAATGGCCTTACTCCGCGTAACACGCTATCGGCGCTGGTTGAATGGGTTGAGAAGGGAATTGCACCGGTCACGTTGCGGGTTGAGGGGCTCAACGCTTACGGCAAGCCTATGACGAGAGACATCTGCATGTACCCGCAA TGGATTAAGCATTCGACCAAAGGTCAATTGTCCGTGGCTGCCAAGGGCACAAGAGCATCAATCTCTCTCTTGCAAAACGGTTGGGATGAGGAGTACTTCAGCGGGAGATGGCCGAAGCGATCAGACTGTTTTCGCAAATGGAGGCTGAGCAGACTTTGA
- a CDS encoding zinc-binding dehydrogenase: protein MATDYKFEGWVADDPSSVDGKMVWREYEPKVWEETDVDIKITHSGICGSDIHTLRAGWGATRFPAVVGHEIVGVAVRVGSQAEGGIKVGDIVGVGAQSDSCLSRDGPCDACEVGEENYCTKRVNTYNSLHRNGIFSPLKRYNVGPGKRVGVIGVGGLGHCAVLFAKALGADKVVAISRKSDKKQDATQLGATDFIATAEDEDWATKNARTLDVIISTVASPKMPLAQYLGLLSRGGTFVQVGAPEEPVPLSAFALIRTRVHLTGSVIGSPGEIREMFDLVAAKGVKVWVETRPMNEANQAVLDMVDGKPRYRYVLTN from the exons ATGGCTACCGACTACAAATTCGAGGGATGGGTGGCGGATGACCCCTCTTCGGTGGACGGCAAGATGGTCTGGCGAGAGTACGAGCCGAAAGTCTGGGAGGAGACGGACGTTGATATCAAAATTACTCACTCGGGCATTTGCGGCTCCGACATTCACACTCTGCGTGCTGGCTGG GGTGCCACCAGATTTCCTGCCGTCGTCGGCCATGAGATTGTGGGTGTAGCCGTCCGTGTCGGATCTCAGGCAGAAGGCGGCATCAAAGTTGGCGACATCGTCGGCGTAGGCGCACAATCCGACTCTTGCCTTTCGCGCGACGGGCCCTGCGATGCGTGCGAAGTTGGAGAGGAGAACTACTGCACCAAGCGCGTCAACACCTATAACAGCTTGCATCGCAACGGCA TTTTCTCACCCTTGAAGCGCTACAACGTCGGGCCCGGCAAGAGAGTTGGTGTCATTGGCGTCGGTGGCCTCGGCCATTGCGCGGTCTTGTTCGCGAAGGCTCTCGGCGCAGACAAGGTGGTGGCTATCTCGAGAAAGTCTGATAAGAAGCAGGATGCTACGCAGCTTGGTGCAACCGATTTCATCGCCACGGCTGAGGACGAGGACTGGGCCACGAAGAATGCCCGCACCCTCGACGTGATCATTTCGACGGTCGCGTCTCCTAAG ATGCCTCTGGCCCAGTACCTTGGCCTTCTATCACGCGGAGGCACATTTGTTCAAGTTGGTGCTCCCGAGGAGCCGGTGCCACTGAGTGCTTTTGCCCTGATTAGAACTCGAGTGCATTTGACTGGATCAGTCATTGGCAGTCCTGGGGAAATCCGAGAAATGTTTGACCTTGTGGCCGCGAAGGGAGTCAAGGTCTGGGTTGAGACACGCCCAATGAACGAGGCCAACCAGGCAGTTTTGGACATGGTCGACGGTAAACCCAGGTATCGATATGTTCTGACAAACTAA
- a CDS encoding subtilisin Carlsberg produces the protein MRVSHALVSALLGSNLAVANPIHPRIYTKPPSAKLPRAETSESNNVNPSELIPGAYIVEFADDNDSPETFFNSLKADGLDVESRMDLSNRLFKGVSFQVKNVGEAHHDSALLRRKIESSPRIRSLWPVRTIQLAKPEDHGAPASGAITKANARRQEAAFGNSTKDTFSPHVMTQVDKLREQGITGKGVRIAIIDSGVDYTHPALGGCFGPGCLVEAGWDFTGDDFLPNVRPLQPDADPMDNCAGHGTHVAGIIAAQHEGNEYGFTGAAPGVKLAAYRAWGCASTSTNEVLLAAFSRAFEEGADIISCSDGDPSGWAEDAWGVLAARIVDAGVPVVISEGNDGGSGLFYASTPATGRGVAGSGAVTNSKFPTILNEGTFSVDSNSTSGAKSDFAYLPGVPELVGDLSLQLWSPGENNACSELPDDTPDLSNKIVLLLFPDSRATGCYPIDQGNKIVAKGGRYILFYTNDNTTMRDEQYVYSQRIQGVASIPPYQSDQWLSLLEQGRSVTISIPSANNTRTRLEELENNSSGSYMGSFSSWGPTWELEASPQFAAPGANILSTFPVALGGYRVMTGTSMSCPLNAAIYALLAEAHGTKDPKRLRSIVSSTSKPLAWYDGTAAYTDLIAPVPQQGAGIIQAFDAARSNVELSVDSISFNDTDHFTGNETFTIDNHGSADVVFEVSHRKAVTMYTFVETTDRLRAASFPNPTIEEWAELQFSSEKITVPAGGSAELTVTCIPPSNVNATRLPVYSGYIALTSTTDAPSLSLPYLGVVGSMHGVPVITPAQAYLANYYSQAPANTTYTVKRPDPANPPLTDRGDQSAIPNVIISPTVGTASIQVEVLRVSGGKEENLGSLAGWPLPYAPRTETRAFFNGLLADNTVLEPGVYAMKVRALRIFGDRTNEGDWDVVKTVPFVLKYETSGNGTTTST, from the exons ATGAGGGTCTCACACGCACTGGTCTCGGCCCTCCTGGGTTCGAATCTTGCCGTCGCCAACCCGATCCATCCGCGCATCTATACGAAGCCTCCGTCAGCAAAGCTCCCAAGAGCCGAAACAAGTGAGAGCAACAACGTCAACCCGAGCGAGCTCATTCCTGGCGCCTACATTGTCGAGTTCGCAGATGATAATGATTCACCCGAAACCTTCTTCAACTCTCTCAAGGCGGATGGCCTCGACGTCGAATCTCGCATGGACCTGAGCAACCGTTTGTTCAAAGGCGTTTCTTTTCAGGTCAAGAATGTTGGCGAGGCCCACCATGATAGCGCGCTCCTCCGTCGCAAGATCGAATCTTCACCGCGCATCAGAAGTCTCTGGCCTGTCCGTACGATCCAGCTTGCAAAGCCCGAGGACCACGGCGCGCCAGCCAGCGGTGCGATCACCAAGGCCAACGCGAGGCGTCAGGAAGCGGCATTCGGAAACTCAACCAAGGACACCTTCTCGCCTCACGTCATGACTCAGGTCGACAAGCTGCGTGAGCAGGGTATCACCGGCAAGGGAGTTCGCATCGCCATCATCGACAGTGGCGTGGACTACACCCACCCTGCCCTTGGCGGATGCTTCGGCCCCGGGTGTCTGGTGGAGGCCGGCTGGGATTTCACGGGAGACGACTTTCTGCCCAACGTGAGACCGCTTCAGCCTGATGCGGATCCAATGGACAACTGCGCCGGACACGGTACACATGTTGCTGGTATCATTGCTGCTCAGCACGAAGGCAACGAGTATGGCTTCACGGGTGCCGCTCCTGGCGTCAAGCTGGCAGCATACCGAGCGTGGGGATGCGCCTCCACATCGACGAACGAAGTGTTGCTTGCCGCGTTCAGCCGCGCCTTTGAGGAGGGGGCTGATATCATCTCGTGTTCTGACGGAGA TCCTTCTGGCTGGGCGGAGGATGCTTGGGGTGTCCTTGCTGCCCGCATCGTTGACGCCGGTGTTCCAGTCGTCATCTCCGAAGGTAACGATGGCGGCAGCGGCCTGTTCTACGCTTCAACCCCGGCTACTGGCCGCGGCGTCGCGGGAAGTGGTGCCGTGACGAACTCCAAGTTCCCTACTATACTCAACGAAGGCACTTTCTCCGTGGACTCTAACTCAACATCGGGTGCCAAATCTGACTTTGCCTACTTGCCTGGTGTTCCGGAGCTCGTGGGAGACCTCTCGCTTCAACTCTGGAGCCCCGGCGAGAACAATGCCTGCAGTGAACTGCCTGATGACACTCCCGACCTCAGCAACAAGATTGTCCTGCTTCTGTTCCCCGATTCTCGCGCTACGGGATGCTACCCCATTGACCAGGGTAACAAGATCGTCGCCAAAGGTGGACGCTATATTCTTTTCTACACTAATGACAACAC GACTATGCGGGACGAACAATATGTCTACTCTCAGAGGATCCAAGGTGTAGCTTCCATCCCACCTTATCAGTCTGACCAGTGGCTCTCTCTATTGGAGCAGGGTCGCAGCGTCACTATCTCTATCCCTAGCGCAAACAATACCAGGACTCGTCTTGAGGAACTTGAGAACAACTCCAGCGGATCTTACATGGGGTCTTTCTCAAGCTGGGGCCCAACTTGGGAGTTGGAAGCCAGCCCGCAATTCGCCGCTCCTGGAGCCAACATCCTGTCTACCTTTCCCGTTGCCCTTGGTGGCTACCGTGTTATGACGGGCACTAGCATGT CTTGCCCTCTGAACGCCGCTATCTACGCTCTTCTCGCTGAAGCCCACGGAACGAAGGACCCCAAGCGTCTCAGATCCATCGTGTCGTCTACTTCAAAGCCTCTGGCCTGGTATGATGGAACTGCAGCGTATACCGATCTCATTGCCCCTGTCCCGCAACAAGGCGCTGGAATCATTCAGGCGTTTGACGCAGCTCGTAGCAACGTTGAGCTCAGCGTTGACAGCATCTCCTTCAACGACACCGACCACTTCACGGGCAACGAGACCTTTACCATCGACAACCATGGATCTGCCGACGTTGTATTTGAAGTCAGCCATCGCAAGGCCGTCACCATGTACACCTTCGTGGAGACCACAGATCGCTTGAGGGCTGCCTCATTCCCTAACCCCACCATCGAGGAGTGGGCTGAGCTTCAGTTCAGTTCTGA GAAGATCACAGTGCCCGCTGGAGGATCCGCAGAACTCACCGTCACCTGCATTCCCCCATCTAACGTAAATGCTACGCGTCTACCAGTCTACAGCGGCTACATCGCCCTCACCAGTACCACCGATGCCCCTTCCCTGAGTCTGCCCTACCTCGGAGTCGTCGGTAGTATGCATGGTGTTCCCGTCATCACACCGGCGCAAGCATATCTCGCCAACTATTATAGCCAAGCTCCGGCCAACACGACCTACACGGTCAAGCGCCCTGACCCAGCCAACCCACCTCTGACCGACCGCGGAGACCAATCTGCGATCCCCAACGTCATTATCTCGCCAACAGTTGGCACCGCCTCTATCCAGGTCGAAGTCTTGCGCGTCAGCGGAGGCAAGGAGGAAAACCTAGGAAGCTTGGCTGGCTGGCCTCTCCCATACGCCCCTCGCACCGAAACACGCGCTTTCTTCAATGGGCTGCTGGCTGATAATACTGTTCTTGAGCCTGGTGTTTACGCCATGAAGGTTAGGGCGCTGCGGATCTTTGGGGATAGGACGAATGAGGGAGACTGGGATGTCGTCAAGACAGTGCCATTCGTGTTGAAGTATGAGACATCTGGAAACGGAACTACGACCTCGACGTAA
- a CDS encoding P-type ATPase has translation MGFGGFKSLLSRSRVPSPSTGRRIPIRLEQKSTLHDEHRGKPYISNSIKTSKYNVFDFLPRQLLYQFSRLANAYMLIISILQMIPGFSTTGKFTTLIPLVIFLGLIISKEGYYDWKRHRQDVAENNRQSMALRSAASGAKGSLAAGPEYYEGSNSTGHQWMTVNWKDLKVGDIVSLSRDEDVPADMVLLHADGQEGVAYVDTMALDGETSLKSKQRPAKLPNCGTIEQIASSNAELLAEDPNADLYRFDSKLTVNGFTVPLTINEVIYRGSTIRNTTKVIGVIINTGEDCKIRLNSNKETKPKQPALERITNFIVVFLMFYVLISSAATSMGYLAWKGSGEDHAWYLSGASVPFADIFVGFIIMFNNVIPLSLYVGLEATKLGQMTLIINDLEMYHDATDTPAGVNTTNNLDDLGQISYVFSDKTGTLTENIMKLRRLSIAGTSRLHQMDLPERSTASADSTSSLTTEHMLEYIRSKPNSFFASRAMKYILAMSLCHTCLPERTDDGEIDFQASSPDELALVRGAQELGFLVIQRSSQSITVQIPHADGNSSCTVFEILDVIEFSSKRKRMTIVLRCPDGRLWLICKGADSIVLPRLRMAPADMKSTRNSNTEPLKGLTSIPSRWSSRRSRLPAETVTEIRENDDRSVYSQTSGDFDEFGIRLQPQRPQNNLARDRQNDQSRFGFLEGSWIADETRTLRECFAHIDDYATEGLRTLVYADKFLDPEEYNNWKHLHHEAETSLVNRQERIEEVSELLEQSLDLVGASAVEDKLQTGVPETIEKLRQARIKIWMLTGDKRETAINIAHSTRIVGPDTSLFVLDIEKGDLELQLTGIADEVQYGLPQVYSDPTRSHTAIVIDGETLTAIEDPSAIRLRQLFVTMMTKVDSVICCRASPAQKALLVTEIGKGPQKKSRWYSWLSPTSNKPLTLAIGDGANDLAMISAANVGVGISGREGQQAARVADFSISQFRYLSRLVLVHGRWNYYRTTRFILATFWKETFFYLPQALFQEQTGATGTSLYEPGSLTFVSFFTAACILVIGTWEQDLHSRTLTVVPELFKYGQNAEGLNMSVYFSWFSNAMISGLIVYAGAWAGYTDSEMIEDDGLYAQGLLTFVPCGVWVNIKLLVIELHYKTRVALWSIVGSIAVLWAYLLVAGAISSPSAGPYSVRGGLISEFGRDPAWWSTLIMVLCALLLMEMATKALRQSHVLRAWLSRCWSSSERVDGKGGGVREGFNDWEPRLWQEMERDENVKRVLHGLSR, from the exons ATGGGGTTTGGAGGCTTCAAGTCTTTGCTGTCGAGATCCCGTGTGCCATCACCCTCCACCGGCCGTCGAATCCCGATCCGACTGGAACAGAAGTCTACATTACACGACGAACATCGTGGCAAGCCGTACATCTCAAACAGCATCAAGACCTCTAAATACAATGTCTTCGACTTCCTGCCCCGGCAACTCCTTTACCAGTTTTCGCGACTCGCCAATGCCTACATGCTCATCATCTCCATCTTGCAAATGATCCCTGGTTTCAGCACCACTGGCAAATTTACAACACTTATCCCTCTCGTTATCTTCTTGGGACTCATTATATCGAAGGAAGGGTACTACGATTGGAAGCGACATCGCCAAGATGTGGCAGAGAACAACCGACAGTCCATGGCTCTTCGGAGTGCCGCATCAGGAGCGAAAGGATCCCTGGCTGCCGGGCCTGAGTACTACGAAGGATCAAATTCAACGGGGCATCAGTGGATGACCGTCAACTGGAAAGATCTCAAAGTCGGAGATATTGTGTCACTTTCAAGAGATGAAGATGTGCCGGCAGATATGGTTTTGTTGCATGCTGATGGGCAAGAAGGGGTGGCCTATGTCGACACGATGGCTTTGGACGGCGAGACCAGTCTCAAATCCAAGCAAAGGCCGGCAAAGCTTCCTAATTGTGGCACGATCGAACAAATCGCCTCTTCCAATGCTGAGTTACTTGCCGAAGACCCCAACGCGGATCTTTATCGCTTCGACAGCAAGCTCACAGTGAATGGCTTCACGGTGCCACTCACTATCAACGAGGTTATCTATCGAGGGAGCACAATTCGCAACACGACGAAAGTCATCGGGGTTATCATCAACACGGGAGAGGATTGCAAAATCAGGTTGAACTCGAACAAGGAGACAAAACCTAAGCAGCCGGCGTTGGAGAGGATCACCAACTTCATTGTCGTGTTCTTAATGTTCTATGTCCTAATAAGCTCTGCTGCGACGTCAATGGGTTATCTTGCTTGGAAAGGTTCTGGGGAGGACCACGCTTGGTACTTGTCCGGCGCCTCCGTTCCTTTCGCGGACATCTTTGTCGGCTTCATCATCATGTTCAACAACGTCATTCCGCTGTCTCTCTATGTCGGACTTGAGGCCACAAAGCTAGGCCAAATGACTCTCATCATCAACGACTTGGAGATGTACCACGACGCGACAGATACCCCTGCAGGAGTCAATACAACTAACAACCTTGACGACCTTGGCCAGATCAGCTATGTCTTTAGTGACAAGACTGGAACCCTGACGGAGAACATCATGAAGCTTCGGAGGCTCAGCATCGCTGGAACTAGCCGGCTTCATCAGATGGATTTACCAGAGCGCTCGACAGCGAGTGCGGACTCGACTTCCAGTTTGACAACCGAGCACATGCTTGAGTACATCCGATCGAAGCCCAACTCTTTCTTCGCTTCTAGAGCTATGAAGTACATCTTGGCTATGTCACTTTGCCATACCTGTCTTCCGGAGAGAACTGATGACGGGGAGATTGACTTTCAAGCTTCTTCTCCTGACGAGTTGGCATTAGTCAGGGGTGCGCAGGAGCTCGGTTTCCTCGTCATTCAGCGGTCATCACAGTCTATCACGGTGCAGATACCTCATGCCGACGGCAACAGCTCTTGCACTGTTTTTGAGATCTTGGATGTGATTGAATTCAGCAGCAAGCGCAAGCGTATGACTATAGTTCTTCGTTGTCCGGATGGGAGATTGTGGCTTATCTGCAAGGGGGCCGACTCCATCGTCTTACCACGGCTACGCATGGCTCCTGCAGACATGAAGAGCACCCGCAACAGCAACACTGAACCTCTGAAGGGCTTAACCTCAATACCATCACGTTGGAGTTCACGAAGGTCGAGACTTCCTGCTGAGACAGTTACCGAGATAAGAGAGAACGACGACCGCTCAGTTTATAGTCAAACGTCAGGAGATTTCGACGAGTTCGGGATTCGGCTCCAGCCACAACGGCCGCAGAATAACTTGGCACGCGATAGACAAAACGACCAGTCTCGGTTTGGATTTCTGGAGGGATCCTGGATTGCGGATGAGACTCGGACCCTTCGCGAGTGTTTTGCTCACATTGACGACTACGCAACCGAGGGACTGCGCACTTTGGTCTACGCGGACAAGTTCCTCGACCCCGAAGAGTACAACAACTGGAAACACCTCCACCACGAAGCCGAGACTAGCCTTGTGAACCGTCAAGAGCGCATCGAGGAGGTGAGCGAGCTACTGGAGCAGTCTCTCGATCTCGTGGGAGCTTCTGCAGTTGAGGACAAGCTGCAGACTGGGGTACCGGAAACGATTGAGAAGCTACGGCAGGCTAGGATTAAGATTTGGATGCTTACTGGCGACAAGCGAGAGACGGCCATCAACATCGCTCATTCGACACGGATCGTTGGTCCCGATACTTCTCTTTTCGTACTAGACATCGAGAAAGGTGATCTTGAGTTGCAACTTACCGGCATTGCGGACGAGGTCCAATATGGTCTCCCACAGGTGTATTCTGACCCGACTCGCTCGCACACGGCAATAGTGATCGACGGCGAGACTTTGACTGCAATCGAAGACCCATCCGCGATTCGACTCCGTCAATTGTTTGTCACAATGATGACCAAGGTCGACTCTGTTATTTGCTGTCGTGCATCGCCTGCCCAAAAAGCCCTGCTCGTAACTGAAATCGGCAAAGGCCCGCAGAAGAAGTCGCGATGGTATAGTTGGCTTAGTCCAACCTCCAATAAGCCCCTGACTCTTGCTATCGGCGACGGTGCCAACGACCTGGCCATGATCTCTGCTGCCAATGTCGGTGTTGGCATCTCTGGCAGAGAGGGTCAACAGGCCGCTCGAGTTGCGGACTTCAGCATCTCTCAGTTTCGGTATCTGTCTCGGCTGGTACTTGTTCATGGCCGTTGGAACTACTACCGCACAACACGTTTCATCTTGGCCACGTTCTGGAAGGAGACCTTTTTCTACCTCCCGCAGGCACTCTTTCAAGAGCAGACTGGGGCCACGGGCACGAGTTTGTACGAACCAGGAAGTCTGACTTTTGTGAGTTTCTTCACTGCGGCTTGCATCCTCGTTATTGGAACTTGGGAACAAGATCTCCACTCGCGCACTCTGACTGTGGTCCCGGAGCTGTTCAAGTATGGTCAAAATGCTGAGGGTCTGAATATGTCGGTGTACTTTAGCTGGTTCAGTAACGCAATGATTTCTGGACTCATTGTCTATGCTGGCGCCTGGGCGGGTTACACGGACTCTGAAATGATTGAAGATGACGGGCTGTATGCGCAAGGATTGCTGACATTTGTGCCATGTGGGGTTTGGGTCAACATTAAGTTACT GGTCATTGAGCTACATTACAAAACCAGAGTTGCCCTCTGGTCCATCGTCGGCAGTATCGCGGTACTGTGGGCCTATTTGCTTGTAGCGGGTGCCATCTCTTCACCAAGCGCGGGCCCGTATTCTGTTCGCGGGGGGCTGATATCAGAATTTGGCAGGGATCCAGCATGGTGGTCTACGCTCATTATGGTGCTGTGTGCACTGCTTCTGATGGAGATGGCTACGAAGGCACTGAGGCAGAGCCACGTCTTGCGAGCTTGGCTGTCGAGGTGTTGGTCTTCGAGTGAAAGAGTGGATGGCAAGGGAGGTGGTGTGCGGGAGGGCTTCAACGACTGGGAGCCTCGTCTTTGGCAGGAAATGGAGAGAGATGAGAATGTGAAGAGAGTTTTGCATGGTCTCAGCAGATGA
- a CDS encoding LEM3/CDC50 family protein, which yields MPPFKLLTLTPRPLLTPKSSIKIFLALGVVCLSLGVFWLVQNDNIREMRIDYTKCDEIESFNELEVMPPDNVRKRFKASSAGQPVDQWKRSNQSVTFDGVTKNYTLCTIEFFLPEDLQPPVLYYYRLTNFHQNHRLYVNSRHKDQLKGEAVSLNSIKSSDCVPVASRNVAGSAEEKIVYPCGIIANSYFNDTFANPLRIPSGTNRTVPYNMTSVGIAKSVEKGLYQPSKYQVPVTAQSNDSVIVPPPGWAERYPNGYHSGNMFNPAEDESFMVWMRTSAASSFSKMAMRNKDEVMERGIYRLDVISRTFDTPSPDTNDPT from the exons ATGCCACCGTTCAAGCTTCTGACACTTACTCCTAGGCCACTTTTGACACCAAAGTCATCAATCAAGATCTTCCTTGCACTTGGCGTCGTCTGCTTATCACTGGGGGTATTCTGGCTAGTTCAAAATGATAAC ATTCGAGAGATGCGGATAGACTACACAAAGTGCGACGAGATTGAATCCTTCAACGAGCTTGAAGTTATGCCACCAGACAACGTCCGAAAACGCTTCAAGGCTTCGTCAGCGGGCCAGCCTGTGGACCAGTGGAAAAGGTCGAATCAGTCCGTGACCTTCGACGGAGTTACCAAGAACTACACTCTTTGCACAATAGAATTCTTCCTACCTGAAGACTTGCAGCCCCCAGTTCTGTACTACTACCGGCTTACGAATTTTCATCAAAACCACCGTCTCTATGTCAACTCTCGTCATAAAGACCAACTGAAGGGCGAGGCGGTGTCATTGAATAGCATCAAGAGCTCAGATTGCGTTCCGGTGGCATCAAGAAATGTTGCTGGTAGTGCAGAGGAGAAAATTGTTTACCCTTGCGGCATTATAGCCAACTCATACTTCAACGACACTTTCGCAAACCCGCTGCGCATACCGAGTGGTACAAACCGGACCGTTCCATACAACATGACATCGGTCGGCATCGCCAAGAGTGTTGAAAAGGGACTGTATCAACCAAGCAAATACCAAGTACCAGTCACCGCCCAGTCCAATGACAGCGTCATTGTGCCTCCTCCAGGTTGGGCAGAGAGGTATCCCAATGGATATCATTCAGGCAACATGTTTAATCCAGCAGAAGATGAGTCTTTCATGGTGTGGATGCGAACATCCGCTGCCTCATCGTTCAGCAAGATGGCTATGCGCAACAAAGACGAAGTGATGGAGAGAGGCATCTATCGCCTTGATGTCATTTCCCGTACGTTTGACACACCATCCCCCGATACCAATGACCCGACATAA